GGCCTACGCCTTTCTGGCCGACGATCCACCGCCGCCGCTGGCAACGCTGGCACCGGAAACGACGGTGTATGTCTCCGGCTTGTCCAAGAACGTGGCGACAGGGTTGCGCGTGGGCTTCGTCGTTGCGCCGGAGGCGTGGGTGCCGAAGATCGAACGGGCGATACGGGCCACGACATGGTGCACGCCGGGCGTGACCACGGCGATCGCCTGTGCGTGGCTGGAGGACGGCACGGTCGACCGGCTCGAATCCGAGAAGCGCCGCGACGCTTCGATGCGGCAGATCATCGCCAGCGAAGCGCTCGCGGCGCTGCGATGCGTGCGCCATCCCGCGTCGTACTTCGTCTGGCTGCCCTTGCCGGAAGAAACACGCGCCGACCGGGTCGCGGCGGCGCTGATGCGCGAAGGCGTTTCGGTGTCGACGGCCGAGCCCTTTGCCACGTCGCAGCATGTGCCGCATGCCTTGCGGCTGGCGCTCGGCTCCGTTGGGCTGGACAGCTTGCGCAGTGCGTTGCTGACGGTGCGACGGGTGGTCGAGGAGCAGTCCTGCTGAGGGCGCCCTATCTAACCTTCACAACGACCTTGCCCTTTGCACGTCCGGCATCGACATACGCAATGGCTTCATTGGTGGATTCGAACGGAAAGATCCGGTCCACGACCGGACGGATAGCCCCGGATTCGATGAGAGCGGTGATCCTGCGCAGCTGCGCTCCGTTCGCCCTCATGAAGAGAAACGAATAGCTCACGGAGTGGCGTCGTGCGTTCTTCCTGATGCGACGGCTCAAAAGCCGCATCGCCAGTTTCAGGAACCAGGAAGCACCAATGTCTTGCGCATAGGCGGGATCAGGCGGCCCCGAGATCGAGATGAGCTTTCCGCCAGGCTTCAGGACGCGCAGCGACTTGTCGAGCGTTTCGCCATCCAGGCTGTTCAGGACCACGTCGTAGTCGCGCAGGATCGCCGAGAAGTCGCCCTTCTTGTAGTCGATCACGACATCGGCGCCAAGGCCCTTCACCCAATCGACGTTCGCCGTGCTCGTTGTGGTGGCAACAAACGCACCGGCATGCTTCGCCAGCTGAATTGCCAACGTCCCCACGCCACCTGAGCCTGCGTGGACAAGAACCTTCTGGCCTTGCTTGAGCTGCGCCATCTCGATCAGCGCCTGCCAGGCAGTCAACCCCACAAGGGGGATTGAAGCGGCCTCTTCCATGCTCAGGTTCTTCGGCTTGAGCGCAAGCGAGTCTTCCTTGATCGCAATGAACTCCGCAAAGCCGCCGATACGATCCTGATCGGGTCGCGCATAGACCTCGTCTCCGGGTCGGAATCGCCGCACCTGCGATCCGACTTCGACCACCACGCCAGCCACGTCGTTTCCCAGGATCAGCGGCAAGCGATAAGGCAGGAGGAGCTTGAATTCTCCGTTGCGGATCTTGGAGTCCAGCACATTCACGCTGG
This is a stretch of genomic DNA from Variovorax paradoxus. It encodes these proteins:
- a CDS encoding NADP-dependent oxidoreductase encodes the protein MKAFIIDRYGRNSGLRAAEMPRPKLRPDDVLVEIHAASVNVLDSKIRNGEFKLLLPYRLPLILGNDVAGVVVEVGSQVRRFRPGDEVYARPDQDRIGGFAEFIAIKEDSLALKPKNLSMEEAASIPLVGLTAWQALIEMAQLKQGQKVLVHAGSGGVGTLAIQLAKHAGAFVATTTSTANVDWVKGLGADVVIDYKKGDFSAILRDYDVVLNSLDGETLDKSLRVLKPGGKLISISGPPDPAYAQDIGASWFLKLAMRLLSRRIRKNARRHSVSYSFLFMRANGAQLRRITALIESGAIRPVVDRIFPFESTNEAIAYVDAGRAKGKVVVKVR